A stretch of Campylobacter showae DNA encodes these proteins:
- a CDS encoding PD-(D/E)XK nuclease family protein, giving the protein MAKNDLEILKEFINDKEAQEKFNAIKNSVMDFNIFEITGLGNQEIKHSNTLAWLFGDNEHGLKYQILEGFLKFTLENGNNTSESYENLEKYLKIQEKNIRIFRESDNIDLLLIDENSKFVITIENKVEADESEKQLPRYRKFIDNKFKKFKRIYIFLTKDGRLPEDETEQDWWLVATYKIIGDSIEYLLKNNNPPQKANIILSSYVDLLKRKNIMSNEKLQNLCEQIWDKYEKELQILISYKRTKLDKLFEAIKNTLEERGIEIYKDSRLNNLYLIRTKNADYIYNFMYSKNAKEANKERKYAIDIQFNITKEEYIWIGYDGSYKQDKNKNKNKNKDSAIEEHNKKIDKLSKILNININKNKGKEIYKINKSEIENFNDEDIETKAKEIVKKILVEIEEFDIKIITVSSELGNS; this is encoded by the coding sequence TTGGCCAAAAACGATTTGGAAATTTTAAAAGAATTTATAAACGATAAAGAGGCTCAAGAAAAATTTAACGCTATCAAAAATAGCGTAATGGACTTTAATATCTTTGAAATTACGGGTCTTGGCAATCAAGAAATAAAACACTCAAATACCTTAGCCTGGCTCTTTGGAGATAATGAACACGGATTAAAATATCAAATTTTAGAGGGATTTTTAAAATTTACGCTAGAAAACGGCAATAATACTTCAGAAAGTTACGAAAATTTAGAAAAATATCTAAAAATCCAAGAAAAGAATATACGAATTTTTAGAGAAAGCGATAATATCGATCTTTTGCTAATTGACGAAAATAGTAAATTTGTCATAACGATAGAAAATAAGGTTGAAGCGGACGAGAGTGAAAAACAGTTACCCCGGTATCGCAAATTTATCGATAATAAATTTAAAAAATTTAAAAGAATTTATATTTTTCTAACGAAGGACGGGCGCTTGCCTGAGGATGAGACAGAGCAAGACTGGTGGCTAGTAGCGACATATAAAATAATCGGCGATAGCATAGAATACTTGCTAAAAAACAATAATCCGCCTCAAAAAGCAAATATTATTTTATCAAGCTATGTCGATTTGCTAAAAAGGAAAAATATTATGAGTAATGAAAAACTACAAAATTTATGTGAGCAAATTTGGGACAAATATGAAAAAGAGCTTCAAATTTTAATTAGCTATAAAAGGACAAAATTAGATAAGTTGTTTGAGGCAATAAAAAATACACTAGAAGAGAGAGGTATAGAAATCTATAAAGATAGTCGTCTAAACAACCTATATCTAATAAGAACAAAAAATGCCGATTATATATACAACTTTATGTACAGCAAAAATGCAAAGGAAGCAAACAAAGAAAGAAAATATGCTATAGACATCCAATTTAATATAACGAAGGAAGAATATATTTGGATTGGATATGATGGTAGCTATAAACAAGATAAAAATAAAAATAAAAATAAAAATAAAGATAGTGCAATAGAAGAACACAATAAAAAAATAGATAAGTTGAGCAAAATACTAAATATTAATATTAACAAGAACAAAGGAAAGGAGATCTACAAAATTAATAAATCAGAGATAGAGAATTTTAACGATGAGGATATAGAGACCAAAGCAAAAGAAATAGTTAAAAAAATATTAGTAGAAATAGAAGAATTTGACATAAAGATTATTACAGTATCTAGTGAGCTAGGAAATTCCTAA
- the hsrA gene encoding homeostatic response regulator transcription factor HsrA, with amino-acid sequence MRILIVEDEVTLNKTIAEGLQEFGYQTDSSENFKDAEYYIGIRNYDLVLTDWMLPDGDGVDLINIIKHKSPRTAVVVLSAKDDKDSEVKAFRAGADDYIKKPFDFDVLVARIEARLRFGGTNVIKIDDLIIDPDEEKITYLGQDIELKGKPFEVLTHLARHSDQIVSKEQLLDAIWEEPELVTPNVIEVAINQIRQKMDKPLNISTIETVRRRGYRFCFPKKA; translated from the coding sequence ATGAGAATTTTAATAGTTGAAGATGAGGTAACTCTAAACAAAACCATCGCCGAGGGCTTGCAAGAGTTCGGCTACCAGACCGACAGCTCGGAGAATTTCAAGGATGCCGAATACTACATCGGTATTAGAAATTACGATTTGGTTTTGACTGATTGGATGCTGCCTGACGGCGACGGCGTGGATCTAATCAACATCATCAAACACAAATCTCCGCGCACTGCAGTAGTCGTACTGTCTGCGAAAGACGATAAAGATAGCGAAGTTAAGGCGTTTAGAGCAGGTGCGGACGACTATATCAAAAAGCCGTTTGATTTTGACGTTTTGGTAGCTAGAATCGAAGCAAGACTGCGCTTTGGCGGCACCAACGTTATCAAAATAGACGACCTTATCATTGATCCGGACGAGGAGAAAATCACCTATCTAGGCCAAGATATCGAGCTAAAAGGCAAGCCGTTTGAGGTACTAACTCACCTTGCGCGCCACAGCGATCAGATCGTCAGCAAAGAGCAGCTACTAGACGCGATCTGGGAGGAGCCTGAGCTCGTAACTCCAAACGTAATCGAAGTAGCAATCAATCAAATCCGCCAAAAAATGGATAAACCGTTAAATATCTCGACTATCGAGACGGTCAGAAGACGCGGGTATAGGTTTTGCTTTCCCAAAAAAGCCTAA
- a CDS encoding peroxiredoxin translates to MLVTKKAPDFTAAAVLGSNQIVNDFNLYKNIGEKGAVVFFYPMDFTFVCPSEIIAFDKRYDEFKARGIEVIGVSTDNQFSHFAWKETPVNKGGIGQVRFPLVADMTKSIARGFDVLLEDAGVALRGSFLLDKDGTVRHAVINDLPLGRNIDEMIRMVDTMLFTNEHGEVCPAGWNKGDKGMKADTAGVADYLSHNADKL, encoded by the coding sequence ATGTTAGTAACAAAAAAAGCACCTGACTTTACAGCTGCAGCGGTTTTAGGAAGCAATCAGATCGTAAATGATTTCAACCTATATAAAAATATCGGCGAGAAAGGCGCGGTAGTATTTTTCTACCCTATGGACTTTACATTCGTTTGCCCTAGCGAGATCATCGCGTTTGATAAAAGATACGACGAATTTAAAGCTCGCGGTATCGAAGTTATCGGCGTTTCAACAGACAACCAATTCTCTCACTTCGCATGGAAAGAAACTCCGGTAAATAAAGGCGGTATCGGCCAAGTTCGCTTCCCGCTAGTAGCCGATATGACGAAGTCTATCGCTCGCGGTTTTGACGTACTTTTAGAGGATGCGGGCGTAGCGCTTCGCGGTAGCTTCTTGCTTGATAAAGACGGCACCGTTCGCCATGCGGTTATCAACGACCTTCCGCTTGGAAGAAACATCGACGAGATGATAAGAATGGTCGATACGATGCTATTTACGAACGAACACGGAGAGGTTTGCCCTGCCGGCTGGAACAAAGGCGATAAAGGCATGAAAGCCGATACCGCAGGCGTCGCAGACTACCTATCTCACAACGCAGACAAACTATAA
- a CDS encoding ATP-binding protein, with the protein MKTIQENLKLFYVGLKDKEPFFYKNKDLTTHAAIIGMTGSGKTGLGIGILEEACIDNIPTFIIDPKGDMTNLALAFPQMRAQDFVPYVDENEAQNKGMSADEFAASEAQTWTKGIEGSFQSLERVGLFKDSAELKIYTPKSSSGVGVALLGDFARPNLDAGSEEFSEYVGSLASSVLSLVGIENDVNSKEHLLISNIFIDKFSQGADVSLEELIGFIATPPFAKIGVFDVEKFYPSSERMKLAVKINTLLASPDFRAWLSGERLDISKMLFNANGKAKCNIFTISHLKDGERMFFVTLLLNEIIAWIRKTEGTSSLRAVLYMDEIFGFFPPNGNPPSKTPMLTLLKQARAHGLGVILSTQNPVDLDYKGLSNIGTWFIGRLQTAQDKARVIDGMTGLAGSAMDKGEIENLISNLQKRNFLLKNIHEDGLSVISTRWALSYLKGPLSREQISNLMKEQKSGSNFSGSSPAKSFAAKPVLSPDIAQIYAASSNLQEGGELEGYLYGEAKVRFYDAKKGLDEVREVNFTLRLDEAQKSADWSEASENMHFTAVSEPNFKLSYAPLPGFVAGAKNFKELTKNFKEFIYRNYKLRLFSALNLSSAPNESKEEFYVRLADKCNEILEAQTAKLTAEFDKQKARLEEKLNRSVAKLEKEQRDFKSKGIETAISVGASILGAIFGKGLLSSGNIGKVATSARSANSVLKERSDVKLSEQEVAQLNAQIEELMAKFEEDASALKAKNDVQNVEVTEVEVSPKSSDIYDERVYLLWK; encoded by the coding sequence ATGAAAACTATTCAAGAAAATTTAAAGCTATTTTACGTCGGCCTCAAAGACAAAGAGCCGTTTTTTTACAAAAACAAAGACCTCACGACGCATGCAGCCATCATCGGCATGACCGGTAGCGGTAAAACAGGCCTTGGCATCGGCATCCTAGAAGAAGCCTGCATCGATAATATCCCGACCTTTATAATCGATCCAAAGGGCGATATGACAAACCTCGCTTTGGCGTTCCCGCAGATGCGCGCGCAGGATTTTGTACCATATGTCGATGAAAACGAAGCGCAAAACAAAGGCATGAGCGCGGATGAGTTTGCCGCTAGCGAAGCACAGACGTGGACAAAAGGCATCGAAGGCTCGTTTCAAAGTCTAGAGCGCGTGGGGCTTTTTAAAGATAGCGCCGAGCTAAAAATTTATACTCCAAAGAGCAGTAGCGGCGTCGGCGTGGCGTTGCTCGGGGATTTTGCCCGTCCGAATTTAGACGCAGGCAGCGAGGAGTTTAGCGAGTACGTAGGCTCCCTGGCTAGCTCCGTGCTCTCGCTCGTGGGCATAGAAAACGACGTAAACTCAAAAGAACACCTGCTCATTTCGAACATCTTTATAGATAAATTTAGCCAGGGCGCGGACGTGAGCCTAGAGGAGCTCATCGGCTTTATCGCGACGCCTCCGTTTGCTAAGATCGGCGTATTTGACGTGGAGAAATTTTATCCGAGCTCCGAGCGTATGAAACTAGCGGTTAAGATCAACACGCTGCTTGCAAGCCCTGATTTTCGCGCGTGGCTGAGCGGCGAGCGACTCGATATTTCAAAAATGCTTTTTAACGCAAACGGCAAGGCAAAGTGCAATATCTTTACCATCTCGCACCTAAAAGACGGCGAGAGGATGTTTTTCGTGACGCTGCTGCTAAATGAAATCATCGCGTGGATACGCAAGACCGAGGGTACGAGCTCGCTTCGCGCGGTGCTTTATATGGACGAGATTTTTGGATTTTTCCCGCCAAACGGCAATCCGCCGTCCAAAACCCCGATGCTAACTCTACTAAAACAAGCCCGCGCGCACGGCCTTGGCGTGATACTTAGCACTCAAAACCCGGTCGATCTTGACTACAAGGGCCTTAGCAACATCGGCACGTGGTTTATCGGTCGCTTGCAAACCGCGCAGGACAAGGCGCGCGTGATCGACGGTATGACGGGGCTTGCGGGCTCTGCGATGGATAAAGGCGAGATAGAAAATCTCATCTCAAATTTGCAAAAGCGCAACTTCCTACTAAAAAACATCCACGAGGACGGGCTGTCTGTCATCTCGACGCGCTGGGCCCTGAGCTATCTCAAAGGACCGCTTAGCCGCGAGCAGATTTCAAATTTGATGAAAGAGCAAAAGAGTGGGTCAAATTTTAGCGGATCAAGCCCGGCAAAAAGCTTTGCTGCTAAGCCCGTGCTATCGCCCGATATCGCTCAAATTTACGCCGCGAGTTCAAATTTGCAGGAGGGCGGCGAGCTGGAGGGGTATCTTTACGGTGAAGCCAAAGTACGATTTTACGACGCTAAAAAGGGGCTTGACGAGGTTCGCGAGGTAAATTTCACGCTAAGGCTGGATGAAGCTCAAAAAAGCGCCGACTGGAGCGAAGCTAGCGAAAATATGCATTTTACCGCGGTTTCGGAGCCAAATTTTAAACTATCCTACGCGCCGCTGCCGGGCTTTGTCGCGGGAGCTAAAAATTTCAAAGAGCTAACCAAAAATTTCAAAGAATTTATCTATAGAAACTACAAGCTTAGGCTCTTTAGCGCGCTAAATTTAAGCTCGGCGCCAAACGAGAGCAAGGAGGAGTTTTACGTCCGTTTGGCCGATAAATGCAACGAAATTTTAGAGGCGCAAACTGCTAAGCTCACGGCTGAGTTTGACAAACAAAAAGCGCGCCTAGAAGAGAAGCTAAACCGCTCGGTGGCAAAGCTGGAAAAAGAGCAGCGAGACTTTAAAAGCAAAGGCATCGAGACCGCAATCTCGGTGGGTGCGAGCATTTTGGGCGCGATATTTGGCAAGGGGCTGCTAAGTAGCGGAAACATCGGCAAAGTTGCGACCTCCGCGCGCTCGGCAAATAGTGTGCTAAAAGAGCGTAGCGACGTCAAACTAAGCGAGCAAGAAGTCGCCCAGCTAAACGCGCAGATCGAGGAGCTGATGGCGAAATTTGAAGAAGACGCCAGCGCGCTAAAAGCCAAAAATGACGTGCAAAACGTGGAGGTGACGGAGGTGGAGGTTAGTCCAAAGAGTAGCGATATATACGACGAAAGGGTCTATCTTTTGTGGAAATAA
- a CDS encoding PilZ domain-containing protein produces MNSTYNDSSFMREDAVTVFARVRNDNRQVHFLNLYNGVKVECMGEVEHVEDDTVVCKVALEQILAMKEEQNAYIVRDEYFSENLRADIIGFDLANLTVTLQNFTYMQNLHANLRKHQRVYPDRYTRVILTQNGSEISGNLYDISRGGLGVVSLDDGEFKEGEPINAKFELSILDEASDSNKNIEIDTNLKLVAALRYKGAMRYCCELADKDGAGEDIAKFAKRRVIETLEELKEQLKTYQ; encoded by the coding sequence ATGAACAGTACGTATAACGACAGCTCTTTTATGCGCGAGGACGCAGTGACCGTATTTGCCAGAGTACGAAACGATAACCGCCAGGTGCACTTTCTAAATCTTTACAACGGCGTAAAAGTCGAGTGCATGGGCGAAGTAGAGCATGTAGAAGACGATACGGTCGTCTGCAAGGTAGCATTAGAGCAAATTTTGGCCATGAAAGAGGAACAAAACGCCTATATCGTACGCGATGAATATTTTTCCGAAAATTTAAGGGCGGATATCATCGGATTTGATCTTGCAAATTTGACCGTTACTCTACAAAATTTCACGTATATGCAAAATCTGCACGCAAACCTAAGAAAACATCAGCGCGTTTATCCCGATCGCTATACTAGAGTGATCTTGACGCAAAACGGTAGCGAAATAAGCGGCAATCTATACGATATCTCAAGAGGCGGCCTAGGCGTCGTTAGCTTGGATGACGGCGAGTTTAAAGAGGGTGAGCCTATAAATGCTAAATTTGAGCTAAGCATACTAGATGAGGCTAGCGACTCTAATAAAAATATAGAAATAGACACTAATCTAAAATTGGTCGCTGCGTTAAGATATAAAGGTGCGATGAGATATTGTTGCGAGCTAGCCGATAAAGACGGCGCAGGCGAAGATATAGCGAAATTTGCCAAAAGACGCGTAATAGAAACTCTCGAAGAGCTAAAAGAGCAGCTAAAAACCTACCAATAA
- the plsY gene encoding glycerol-3-phosphate 1-O-acyltransferase PlsY encodes MNENLIAYAAAYLLGGIPSGVILAYIFGGVNIRSEGSGSIGATNVLRVLKQKDPKLAKKIAILTVVCDVLKGVLPILIAKFVGLAPATLWAMAVLSVLGHCYSPFLKFEGGKGIATGAGVLAVFLPLEIAIALGVWFVVGKLLKISSLASLAALAAFIVATFALQPQIPDIDSYAPIFLIAFLVVYKHLPNIKRLITGQEKRVI; translated from the coding sequence ATGAACGAAAATTTGATAGCTTATGCTGCGGCGTATCTGCTGGGCGGTATCCCCTCGGGCGTGATTTTGGCATATATCTTCGGCGGAGTAAACATCAGAAGCGAAGGTAGCGGCAGTATCGGCGCGACAAACGTCTTGCGCGTGCTAAAGCAAAAAGACCCCAAACTCGCTAAAAAAATCGCGATTTTGACCGTCGTTTGCGACGTTTTAAAGGGCGTATTGCCGATTTTAATCGCGAAATTTGTAGGCCTTGCTCCCGCGACGCTTTGGGCGATGGCGGTACTTTCGGTGCTCGGTCACTGCTATTCGCCGTTTTTAAAATTTGAAGGCGGCAAGGGCATTGCCACGGGAGCGGGCGTTTTGGCGGTTTTTTTGCCGCTTGAGATCGCTATCGCGCTTGGAGTTTGGTTCGTCGTGGGCAAGCTGCTTAAGATCTCATCGCTCGCCTCGCTAGCCGCGCTTGCGGCGTTTATCGTAGCGACTTTTGCGCTTCAGCCGCAGATTCCTGATATCGACTCTTATGCGCCGATATTTTTGATAGCGTTTTTGGTCGTTTACAAGCACCTGCCAAACATCAAACGCCTGATAACCGGGCAAGAAAAGCGCGTCATTTGA
- a CDS encoding dihydroneopterin aldolase has product MTTIIKDYEFSTIIGLLDFERVTPQKVRVSAEFESGEFIDYVEMINLIEEIYAREKFGTVESSLEICAKKLKEKFSSLSFLKMEILKIEIVKNATVGARAEFKY; this is encoded by the coding sequence TTGACGACGATTATCAAAGATTACGAATTTAGCACGATCATCGGGCTGCTTGATTTTGAGCGCGTGACGCCGCAGAAGGTAAGGGTAAGCGCGGAATTTGAAAGCGGCGAGTTTATAGACTACGTGGAAATGATAAATTTAATCGAGGAAATTTACGCGCGGGAGAAATTTGGTACCGTGGAGAGCTCGCTTGAAATTTGCGCGAAAAAGTTGAAGGAAAAATTTAGCTCGCTTAGCTTTTTAAAAATGGAAATTTTAAAAATCGAGATCGTCAAAAATGCGACGGTTGGCGCAAGAGCTGAGTTTAAATATTAA
- a CDS encoding DUF362 domain-containing protein: MAVKITDICISCGSCIDECPTSAIVDDADNPTGEDAYYVYADKCVECVGFNDEPACASACPTDGCIVWDAPYAGQPSRDEITADMRTGETAVIS, translated from the coding sequence ATGGCAGTAAAAATAACAGATATTTGCATCAGCTGCGGCTCATGCATCGACGAGTGCCCGACGAGCGCTATCGTAGACGACGCGGATAACCCGACCGGCGAGGACGCATACTACGTCTATGCGGATAAATGCGTCGAGTGCGTAGGATTTAACGACGAGCCGGCATGCGCCTCGGCCTGTCCGACCGACGGCTGCATCGTTTGGGACGCTCCTTATGCAGGACAGCCTTCTCGCGACGAGATAACCGCAGATATGAGAACCGGCGAAACTGCCGTCATCTCGTAA
- a CDS encoding Ppx/GppA phosphatase family protein codes for MAKRTAVIDLGSNSMRMAIFEKTSRYAFHIIGEFKMKVRLGEGAYEHGGEISEKSMQKACEALSEFKNIAKSYKCSKIFAMGTSALRDAPNASELIGMARRELGINLKVVSGKDEATFGGVAALNLLEPLEEFVTLDIGGGSAELALVSGGKIIDAVSLNLGTVRLKELFFDKKNLNAAAPFIKEAFKSLPKNFKSKNLVAIGGSLRAISSAIMSAQDYPLKTVHNFAYKFQNHKNFIENLARASVLELGKFGIKKDRFDTIREGALIFLGAVDAVGAQNIYTSGAGFREGVFLSDILRPTRKFPPNFNPSVRSLQDRFLLDDNKTIVKYAKDLFAALEPLHGLEGRYESELAVAARLHSVAQCLGFYGEHASSAFFVLNALNYGFSHAQKCLVAAIIAQNGKKTSSEFERFKNLLPSEDVVRWLSFILALAKNLDANCSHKKLEFEFINHTLQIYGAKELFMAKENIKKMTKPDTFAICFA; via the coding sequence ATGGCAAAACGAACCGCCGTCATAGATCTAGGCTCAAATTCGATGCGAATGGCGATTTTTGAGAAAACTTCGCGTTACGCGTTTCACATCATCGGCGAATTTAAGATGAAGGTGCGTCTGGGCGAGGGCGCGTACGAGCACGGCGGCGAGATCTCGGAAAAGTCGATGCAAAAGGCCTGCGAAGCGCTTAGTGAGTTTAAAAATATCGCAAAAAGCTACAAATGCTCGAAAATTTTCGCCATGGGCACCTCGGCTCTGCGCGACGCTCCAAACGCCAGCGAGCTCATAGGCATGGCGCGCAGGGAGCTTGGGATAAATTTAAAGGTCGTTAGCGGTAAGGATGAAGCGACGTTTGGCGGAGTGGCGGCGCTAAATTTGCTTGAGCCGCTAGAGGAGTTCGTCACGCTTGATATCGGCGGGGGTTCTGCCGAGCTAGCGCTTGTTAGTGGCGGCAAGATAATAGATGCCGTGTCGTTAAATTTGGGCACGGTGCGGCTAAAGGAGCTATTTTTCGATAAGAAAAATTTAAACGCTGCAGCGCCCTTTATCAAAGAGGCATTTAAAAGCTTGCCTAAAAACTTTAAAAGCAAAAACCTAGTCGCCATCGGCGGTAGCCTGCGCGCGATATCTTCGGCCATCATGTCGGCGCAAGACTATCCGCTAAAAACCGTGCATAACTTTGCCTACAAATTTCAAAACCACAAAAACTTCATCGAAAATTTAGCCCGAGCGAGCGTGCTGGAGCTTGGGAAATTCGGTATCAAAAAAGATCGCTTCGATACGATTAGAGAGGGCGCGCTCATCTTTTTAGGCGCAGTGGATGCAGTGGGCGCGCAAAATATCTATACTAGCGGCGCAGGCTTTAGAGAGGGCGTATTTTTGAGCGATATATTGCGTCCGACGCGTAAATTTCCGCCGAATTTCAACCCGAGCGTGAGGAGTTTGCAAGATAGATTTTTGCTAGACGATAACAAGACGATCGTGAAATACGCCAAAGATCTATTTGCCGCTCTAGAGCCGTTGCATGGGCTTGAGGGGCGATACGAGAGCGAGCTGGCTGTCGCTGCTAGATTGCATAGCGTGGCGCAGTGTTTGGGATTTTATGGCGAGCACGCTAGTTCGGCATTTTTTGTACTAAATGCCTTAAACTACGGCTTTTCGCATGCGCAAAAATGCTTGGTCGCCGCGATCATCGCACAAAACGGCAAGAAAACCTCGAGCGAATTTGAGCGATTTAAAAACCTGCTACCGAGCGAGGATGTCGTGCGCTGGCTGAGTTTTATCCTCGCGCTTGCTAAAAATTTAGACGCAAACTGCTCGCATAAAAAACTGGAGTTTGAGTTTATCAACCACACTTTGCAAATTTACGGCGCTAAGGAGCTGTTTATGGCGAAGGAAAATATCAAAAAGATGACCAAGCCGGATACCTTTGCGATCTGTTTTGCGTGA
- a CDS encoding sensor histidine kinase: MLILIISVLLYQYIKVTIYEGISQSLAYEAKILSTSANLSKVQKPFEYFTLNDSPTRAKLVEGKTVSPYFVTESVGQKTHLTLFYPYMDDTSIALTKDTTHQSKLIDQILIDIIMVNATSILLIIFYVLFLSRMLLVPIKILSRKMTNLNERFLQTVSLEELPPEFKPLGKSLNRLIERIQTFVLYQKELFVGVAHELKTPLAVMKTKNEVTLIKPRESEKYIEALKNNNEAINQMNKMIGSILEIGRQEGAQFEEAVRIDIIEFLNQSANNFKILARGEGKDIATDFTPGSLEMTLQTTLLTHVIQNFVQNAIKFSPRGAVITLRSRLSENEFIIEVVDEGCGIDESKDLFAPFKRFGDKGGAGLGLFLAKGAAQALGGSVSIKNRTDGHSGAISTLTLAINKNNKGK; encoded by the coding sequence ATGCTAATTCTCATCATCTCCGTTCTTTTATATCAGTATATCAAGGTTACGATATACGAGGGTATCTCGCAATCGCTCGCATATGAAGCTAAAATTTTATCCACGAGCGCAAATTTATCTAAAGTACAAAAACCGTTTGAATACTTCACGCTAAACGATAGTCCCACTAGAGCAAAGCTCGTTGAGGGCAAAACGGTATCGCCTTATTTCGTCACGGAAAGTGTCGGCCAAAAGACCCATTTGACGTTATTTTACCCATATATGGACGATACTAGCATCGCGCTAACCAAAGACACCACCCATCAAAGCAAACTCATAGATCAAATTTTAATCGACATCATCATGGTAAACGCTACGTCGATACTTCTGATTATTTTTTACGTGCTGTTTTTGTCGCGGATGCTGCTTGTGCCGATCAAAATTTTAAGCAGAAAAATGACGAATTTAAACGAGCGATTTTTGCAGACGGTGAGCCTTGAGGAGCTACCGCCCGAGTTTAAGCCGCTGGGCAAAAGCCTAAACCGCCTAATCGAGCGTATTCAGACTTTCGTGCTTTATCAAAAAGAGCTTTTCGTCGGCGTTGCGCACGAGCTAAAAACGCCGCTTGCCGTGATGAAAACCAAAAACGAAGTGACGCTAATAAAACCGCGCGAGAGCGAAAAATATATCGAAGCGCTCAAAAACAACAACGAAGCCATCAATCAGATGAATAAAATGATCGGCTCTATCCTGGAGATCGGACGGCAGGAGGGCGCGCAGTTTGAGGAGGCTGTGCGTATCGACATCATCGAGTTTTTAAATCAATCTGCGAATAATTTTAAAATTTTAGCTCGCGGCGAGGGCAAGGATATAGCGACGGATTTTACGCCTGGCAGTCTTGAAATGACGCTACAAACGACGCTTTTAACGCATGTTATTCAAAATTTCGTTCAAAATGCGATCAAATTTTCTCCTCGCGGCGCCGTGATCACGCTACGCTCGCGCCTTAGCGAAAACGAGTTTATCATCGAGGTCGTAGACGAGGGTTGCGGCATCGACGAGAGCAAGGACCTTTTTGCGCCGTTTAAGCGTTTTGGCGATAAGGGCGGAGCGGGGCTTGGGCTATTTCTAGCTAAGGGCGCGGCTCAGGCTCTGGGCGGCTCGGTGTCTATCAAAAACCGTACCGACGGGCACAGCGGCGCGATCTCGACCCTCACTCTAGCGATAAATAAAAATAATAAAGGCAAATAA